In Mesoplodon densirostris isolate mMesDen1 chromosome 2, mMesDen1 primary haplotype, whole genome shotgun sequence, the DNA window TGGAAAAAGGCACCTCGGAAGTTACAGTGATCTTGCTTTTGCTTCTTTCGATTGTTACAACACCTCCTCCGAGATTCCCAGCTTTTCCATTCACTTTGATTCTTTCCTGAAGAAACTGCTCCTGTAGAAATCATCAAATTGACCAGTTCAcccatctcattttctttttactcctAACTCTAAGCAAATATAGTTCATTAAATgttcaatcttaaaaaaaaaaagaaaatctgggcttccctggtggcgcagtggttgagagtccgcctgccgatgcaggggacacgggttcgtgccccggtttgggaagatcccacatgccgcggagcggctgggtccgtgcgccatggccgctgagcctgcgcatccggagtctgtgctccgcaacgggagaggccacagcagtgagaagcccgcctaccacaaaaaaaaaaaaaaaaaaaaagaaaatctttggcAAAAGATCTGAAATCTAGCAACAGCAATTAGAAGATGGTACTATTCAACTGTTTACATATGTAACTGAAAACATCCTAGCATGAACATACGTGACTGCTCCACACATGCTTAATGTGCCTCTACGCCATGGAAGGCTGACTCCCGGGTCACGGGAAAAGAGTAGTTAGGAAACCCAGGCCCAAACTTACAAGATACAGGCAACCAAAGTGACAAGCAACTTCTGGACCTAAGACATATCTTTATATGTGTGATAAGAGAGAACAGGTCTTCAATCCAGCAGAAGGAACAAAAACATACAGTGACCAAAACAATTACAGATCTGCTGAAGGGCCATGTGCACCATCACCAAACAGCAGAAAGGACAGTGGCCTAGGATTCCAGAGATGGACTCTGGGCAAACCCCCGTGGAAGCCTGGGCGGGTCATTCACTTCCATGGGTTTCAGGAGTCTCTGACCAAACAGGAGGACTCGTTTTTGGTTTTCTTGCTATTGCAATGCTATGAAGTCCCTTCAGCTCCCAACTCCTACAGTCCTCTATTTAAAAACTCCAATACACAATATGTTAACTGGCAAGGGGGGGCGGTGATTAGGTCAGAAATCCTGACCTTTGCATCTCAGACTCATAAATGACTCGTGTTTTCTATCCTCAGGAGGCGTCTAGAAGGAAGACAGTCACATACACAGATGAgtgcagagggaggagggagaagggaacatCCCAGACACAAACTGGAAGAAGCCACAAGTTACCAGGCACAAGAGGCCACGGAGAAAAGCAAGAAGTCACTGGCTGGAGAAGGAACTAAGGAGTCAAGTGAAGGACTTCTTGCAGGACAGGACACAAAAGGCATCTACAAAAGGGCAGTGAACTACAGGTTACCCGAATTCCACGCTTTGTAAGTAGTGGCTGTAAgccaaacttttaatttttttatttgaaaattattcttgTTGTAATATTTATCTTGCAATAGTTGACCTTCTGGAGACTAAAGAGAAAATGTCAATTTAGGGCTCTGCACAATATGCCTGAATTCCCCCAAGCTTGGCTATTGGAGAGGAAAACAGTAAAACGCCAAAACCAAGTTGCAGAGTCAAAAATATGGCAATGAGGTTAGTTTTTCTAGACTTATGTGAAATAGAGGAATATTGGGGAATGGGGCCAACATGAGGGTAAAAAATCAGTACAGAGCAAGGCCTGAAAAAAACCAAGCTCCAATTACAAATCAGCAAACAGGGTATTTTCACATAAACACTGAAGCTCTGATgcttaataaaatagaaaactcaaGGAGATGCTGCCATCTGTCCAAGGCCCCAGAGCCAAGCATCAGGCCCAGGTCACAGGCACCCCCTTGGCCCTGAGGGTCAGGGCCCACAGCTTACACTTAAACACACCCAAGTGCAAAGGTTTGCCTGTTTCCTAGTGAATTTTAAGTAAAATCATTtttggaaactgaagatgatgaggTAGTTCTCTGGCACTGACGTGCTGGAGTGCATCTCCTTTACTCCCCACAACTGCTACACAGGAAAGCAAGGGTTAGAAACAGAACTAGACAAAGCTCCACGGTCAAAGAGTAGAGCCAGAACAGCAGAGTAGCCGGGGCCAGCCAGCAAACATGCTCCAGGAGGTCTTCTCAGCGACAACTCAAAGGGCTCACTACCGCCCAGGGTGGCACCAAGGGTGTAACTTACAAAATTGGCCGCATCCATGATTCCATCTTCTACAGGATGGGTACAGTCAAGAGTAAACTTCAggacctgcttcttttttttgccCCCCTTCACCACAAGCTTTTTCTAAGAAAAGTATACAAATGATAACAGAGATGAAGGCATAACcagtccaaaaaaagaaaaaaactc includes these proteins:
- the RPL22 gene encoding large ribosomal subunit protein eL22 isoform X1, giving the protein MAPVKKLVVKGGKKKKQVLKFTLDCTHPVEDGIMDAANFEQFLQERIKVNGKAGNLGGGVVTIERSKSKITVTSEVPFSKRYLKYLTKKYLKKNNLRDWLRVVANSKESYELRYFQINQDEEEEEDED